One Saimiri boliviensis isolate mSaiBol1 chromosome 17, mSaiBol1.pri, whole genome shotgun sequence genomic window carries:
- the KRT19 gene encoding keratin, type I cytoskeletal 19, whose translation MTSYSYRQSSSTSSFGGLGGGSVRFGPAVAFRAPSIHGGSGGRGVSVSSARFVSSSSSGGYGGGYGGILAASDGLLAGNEKLTMQNLNDRLASYLDKVRALEAANGELEVKIRDWYQKQGPGPSRDYSHYYKTIQDLRDKILGATIENSRIVLQIDNARLAADDFRTKFETEQALRMSVEADINGLRRVLDELTLARTDLEMQIEGLKEELAYLKKNHEEELSVLRGQVGGQVSVEVDSAPGTDLAKILSDMRSQYEVMAEQNRKDAEAWFTSRTEELNREVAGHKEQLRTSSTEVSDLRRTLQGLEIELQSQLSMKAGLEGTLAETEARFGAELAAIQAQISGIEAQLGDVRADSERQNQEYQRLLDVKSRLEQEIATYRSLLEDQEDRYNNLSASKVL comes from the exons ATGACTTCCTACAGCTATCGCCAGTCGTCGTCCACGTCGTCCTTCGGGGGCCTGGGCGGCGGCTCCGTGCGTTTTGGGCCGGCTGTCGCCTTTCGCGCGCCCAGCATACACGGGGGCTCCGGCGGTCGCGGCGTGTCCGTGTCCTCCGCTCGCTTCGTGTCCTCGTCCTCCTCGGGGGGCTACGGCGGCGGCTATGGCGGCATCCTGGCCGCTTCCGACGGGCTGCTGGCGGGCAACGAGAAGCTCACCATGCAGAACCTCAACGACCGCCTGGCCTCCTACCTGGACAAGGTGCGCGCCCTGGAGGCGGCCAACGGCGAGCTGGAGGTGAAGATCCGCGACTGGTACCAGAAGCAGGGGCCCGGGCCCTCCCGCGACTACAGCCACTACTACAAGACCATCCAGGACCTGCGGGACAAG attcttGGTGCCACCATTGAGAACTCCAGGATTGTCCTGCAGATCGACAATGCCCGTCTGGCTGCAGATGACTTCCGAACCAA GTTTGAGACGGAGCAGGCTTTGCGCATGAGTGTGGAGGCTGACATCAATGGCCTGCGCAGAGTGCTGGATGAGCTGACGCTGGCCAGGACTGACCTGGAAATGCAGATTGAAGGGCTGAAGGAAGAGCTGGCCTACCTGAAGAAGAACCATGAGGAG GAACTCAGTGTGCTCAGGGGCCAAGTGGGAGGTCAGGTCAGTGTGGAGGTGGATTCGGCTCCGGGCACTGATCTCGCCAAGATCCTGAGTGACATGCGAAGCCAATATGAGGTCATGGCCGAGCAGAACCGGAAGGATGCTGAAGCCTGGTTCACCAGCCGG ACTGAAGAACTGAACCGGGAGGTCGCTGGCCACAAGGAGCAGCTCCGGACGAGCAGCACCGAGGTCAGTGACCTGCGGCGCACCCTCCAGGGTCTTGAGATTGAGCTGCAGTCACAGCTGAGCATG AAAGCCGGCTTGGAAGGCACACTGGCAGAAACGGAGGCGCGCTTTGGAGCGGAGCTGGCGGCGATTCAGGCGCAGATCAGCGGTATTGAAGCCCAGCTGGGCGATGTGCGCGCTGACAGCGAGCGGCAGAACCAGGAGTACCAGCGGCTCTTGGACGTCAAGTCGCGGCTGGAGCAGGAGATCGCCACCTACCGCAGCCTGCTCGAGGACCAGGAGGATCGCTACAACAACCTGTCCGCCTCCAAGGTCCTCTGA